In the Camelus bactrianus isolate YW-2024 breed Bactrian camel chromosome 17, ASM4877302v1, whole genome shotgun sequence genome, one interval contains:
- the RHOA gene encoding transforming protein RhoA: MAAIRKKLVIVGDGACGKTCLLIVFSKDQFPEVYVPTVFENYVADIEVDGKQVELALWDTAGQEDYDRLRPLSYPDTDVILMCFSIDSPDSLENIPEKWTPEVKHFCPNVPIILVGNKKDLRNDEHTRRELAKMKQEPVKPEEGRDMANRIGAFGYMECSAKTKDGVREVFEMATRAALQARRGKKKSGCLVL; this comes from the exons ATGGCTGCTATCCGGAAGAAATTGGTGATAGTTGGTGATGGAGCCTGTGGCAAGACTTGCTTGCTCATTGTCTTTAGCAAGGACCAGTTCCCGGAGGTGTATGTACCTACGGTATTTGAGAACTATGTGGCAGATATTGAAGTGGATGGAAAGCAG GTAGAGTTGGCTTTGTGGGACACAGCTGGGCAGGAAGATTATGATCGCTTGAGGCCCCTCTCCTACCCGGATACCGATGTTATACTGATGTGTTTCTCCATTGACAGCCCTGATAGTTTAG AAAACATCCCAGAAAAATGGACTCCGGAAGTCAAGCATTTCTGTCCGAACGTGCCCATCATCCTGGTTGGGAACAAGAAGGATCTTCGAAATGATGAGCACACAAGGCGGGAGCTAGCCAAGATGAAGCAG GAGCCAGTAAAGCCAGAAGAAGGCAGAGATATGGCAAACAGGATTGGTGCTTTTGGGTACATGGAGTGCTCAGCAAAGACCAAAGATGGAGTGAGGGAGGTTTTTGAAATGGCCACAAGAGCTGCTCTGCAAGCCAGACGTGGGAAGAAAAAATCTGGGTGCCTTGTCTTGTGA